The Oscillatoria sp. FACHB-1407 DNA segment TGTCCCCAATGCCACAACGGGAGTGAATACGGTATTGCGATCGCTCTCGTTGCAACCTACGGATGAGTTGCTGGTGACAAACCTGGAGTACAACGCCTCTCGCAATGCCCTCAATGTTGCAGCCGAAAGAACCGGAGCACAGGTCGTCGTTGCCGAAATTCCCTTTCCGCTGGAATCTTCTCAACAAGTCATTGATGCGGTGCTTGCCAGGGTTTCAGATCGGACTCGCCTGGTATTACTCGATCATGTCACTAGCCAAACGGCTCTGATTTTACCTCTACAACCGCTGATCCAGACGTTGAATGAGCGGGGAATTGAGACGCTGATCGACGGTGCCCATGCCCCCGGAATGATTCCCCTCAACCTGGATACATTAGGCGCAACCTACTACACGGGCAACTGTCACAAGTGGATGTGTAGTCCCAAAGGCGCAGGATTTCTCTATGTCCGTCCCGATCGCCAATCTTCCATTCGTCCTCTCGTAATTAGCCATGGGGCAAACTCACCTCGACAGGATCGCTCCTTCTTTCATCTAGAGTTTGACTGGGTAGGCACGACCGATCCCACGCCTTATCTGTGCATCCCCAAAGCCATTCAATTCCTGCGATCGCTCCTGCCAGGGGGATGGTCTGACCTGATGACCCACAATCGCCAATTGGTGTTGTCCGCTAGAGCAGTGTTATGTGAGGCACTGGGAATCGCACCACCCTGTCCCGCTGAGATGATCGGCTCCATGGCGACCCTGCCGCTGCCGCATGGGAATGCTGCCGCATTACAAAAAAAACTATTTCACGACTTTGGTCTTGAGGTGCCTGTGATCCCCT contains these protein-coding regions:
- a CDS encoding aminotransferase class V-fold PLP-dependent enzyme; protein product: MMADLPHSARPDPAPHPWRSLWTLNPEVIYLNHGSFGACPIEVLDKQSWLRSRLEAEPVRFVEDVYESLLDASRQALADFVGTQPDHLVFVPNATTGVNTVLRSLSLQPTDELLVTNLEYNASRNALNVAAERTGAQVVVAEIPFPLESSQQVIDAVLARVSDRTRLVLLDHVTSQTALILPLQPLIQTLNERGIETLIDGAHAPGMIPLNLDTLGATYYTGNCHKWMCSPKGAGFLYVRPDRQSSIRPLVISHGANSPRQDRSFFHLEFDWVGTTDPTPYLCIPKAIQFLRSLLPGGWSDLMTHNRQLVLSARAVLCEALGIAPPCPAEMIGSMATLPLPHGNAAALQKKLFHDFGLEVPVIPWKGCSDRLIRISAQIYNTPDDYDCLAAALVKLLTSEGSG